The Aggregatilinea lenta genome includes a region encoding these proteins:
- a CDS encoding phytoene desaturase family protein yields MRSIVVIGAGMGGLAAALRLQKAGFQVTVLEKQPRAGGRSNVIEECGYRVDIGPTILVMKSVFDETYRALGYTFDERLNMARLDPNYRVYFHDGDHIDLYGDMPSLADEVERIEPGSAERLFEFIGAGAKKYALGMGFVERNYDHLTDLANPRAGLQLLRTRSYQKLYDQVAGYFQSDKLRKAFSFHSMFLGLSPFDALAMYSLITYADIAHGMWYPQGGIYAIIEDMLALADELGVDVRTNAPVAEILVEAGRATGVRLESGEIVRADLVVSNADLPYTYRHLLPAQERRPSTLDRLQNMDYACSGYLLYLGVKGTFPGMRHQALYFSEDYRANLDAIFHARTIPADPSFHLNNPTISDPTLAPPGHSLLYVLAPMPNLQGDVEWPQAAPQVRETLLNQLEKLVDPHLRENIVWSREYTPVDFARDYNAVHGTAFGSLSHGFFQSSYFRPHNKARDIPGLYFVGQGTYPGIGMPMVLLSARLVTERIVQEWC; encoded by the coding sequence ATGCGCTCAATTGTGGTTATCGGCGCGGGCATGGGCGGGCTGGCGGCAGCCCTCCGCCTGCAAAAAGCAGGCTTCCAGGTGACCGTACTGGAAAAGCAGCCGCGCGCAGGCGGGCGTAGTAACGTCATAGAGGAGTGCGGATACCGCGTGGACATTGGCCCAACAATCCTGGTGATGAAGTCCGTCTTTGACGAGACGTACCGCGCCCTGGGCTACACGTTCGACGAGCGATTGAACATGGCCCGGCTCGACCCCAACTATCGCGTGTACTTCCACGACGGCGACCACATCGATCTGTATGGCGACATGCCTTCGCTGGCAGATGAAGTCGAACGCATCGAGCCGGGATCGGCTGAGCGACTGTTTGAGTTCATCGGCGCGGGCGCGAAGAAGTATGCGCTGGGCATGGGCTTCGTCGAGCGCAACTACGATCACCTGACCGACCTTGCCAATCCGCGCGCCGGGCTGCAACTGCTGCGCACGCGCTCGTACCAGAAGCTGTACGATCAGGTCGCGGGCTATTTTCAGTCCGACAAGCTGCGCAAAGCCTTCTCGTTCCACTCGATGTTTCTGGGCCTCTCGCCGTTCGACGCGCTGGCGATGTACAGCCTGATCACCTACGCCGACATCGCGCACGGGATGTGGTATCCGCAAGGCGGCATCTACGCCATCATCGAGGATATGCTGGCGCTGGCTGACGAGCTTGGGGTGGACGTGCGCACCAATGCGCCCGTCGCGGAAATCCTGGTCGAAGCGGGCCGCGCGACCGGGGTGCGGCTGGAATCGGGCGAAATCGTTCGGGCGGATCTGGTCGTCTCCAATGCCGATCTCCCCTACACCTACCGCCACCTGCTGCCCGCGCAAGAGCGCCGCCCCTCGACGCTCGATCGTCTGCAAAATATGGACTACGCCTGTTCTGGTTACCTGCTGTACCTGGGCGTCAAGGGCACGTTCCCCGGCATGCGCCACCAGGCGCTGTACTTTTCGGAGGATTACCGCGCCAACCTGGACGCGATCTTCCACGCACGGACGATTCCTGCCGATCCGTCGTTTCACCTGAACAACCCCACCATCTCCGACCCCACCCTCGCACCGCCGGGCCACAGCCTGCTCTACGTGCTCGCGCCGATGCCGAACCTGCAGGGTGACGTCGAGTGGCCCCAGGCCGCGCCGCAGGTGCGCGAGACGCTTCTGAACCAGTTGGAAAAACTCGTTGATCCGCACCTGCGCGAGAACATCGTCTGGTCTCGCGAATACACGCCGGTCGATTTCGCGCGCGATTACAACGCCGTCCACGGCACCGCGTTCGGCTCGCTGTCGCACGGGTTCTTCCAGTCGTCCTACTTCCGTCCGCACAATAAAGCACGCGATATTCCTGGTCTTTATTTCGTCGGTCAGGGGACCTATCCGGGCATTGGTATGCCGATGGTCCTCCTGTCAGCCCGGCTCGTGACAGAAAGGATCGTGCAAGAATGGTGTTAA
- a CDS encoding lycopene cyclase domain-containing protein: MSYFEVLALFIGPPLIVLALLAWRDGRRKPVAAWGVLAERAYLAVLLHVAIAMAYTTPWDNYLVATGVWWYDPALVIGLTVGWVPIEEYTFFVVQTLMSGLLLLALMRYAFTRHAPLKPSARLRWIGAASAGAIWLAGVVLLLSGWAHGVYMGLILGWAMIPIVTQLAFGADILWSRRGLVAAGVTLPSVYLWIADAVAIQSGTWTIDPAQSTGILLAGVLPVEEALFFTVTNVLIVFGMVLMLAPESRSRTRDLLTRLRGRATQQVPVWANRSEEA; this comes from the coding sequence ATGTCCTACTTTGAGGTTCTCGCACTGTTTATCGGTCCGCCGCTAATCGTATTGGCGCTGCTGGCGTGGCGGGACGGCAGGCGCAAACCGGTTGCTGCCTGGGGTGTGCTGGCCGAGCGGGCGTACCTGGCTGTGCTGCTGCACGTCGCCATCGCGATGGCCTATACAACGCCGTGGGACAACTATCTCGTGGCGACCGGCGTATGGTGGTATGACCCGGCGCTGGTGATCGGCCTCACGGTGGGGTGGGTGCCCATTGAGGAATACACCTTCTTCGTGGTGCAGACGCTGATGAGCGGCCTCCTGCTGCTGGCGCTGATGCGATATGCCTTCACACGCCATGCACCGCTGAAGCCGTCCGCGCGGCTGCGCTGGATCGGCGCGGCATCGGCCGGGGCGATCTGGCTGGCGGGCGTCGTGCTGCTGCTGTCCGGCTGGGCGCATGGTGTTTATATGGGCCTGATTCTAGGCTGGGCAATGATCCCAATCGTGACGCAACTCGCGTTTGGCGCGGATATTCTGTGGTCCCGGCGCGGACTGGTCGCGGCGGGCGTGACGCTGCCGTCGGTCTATTTGTGGATCGCGGATGCGGTCGCGATTCAGTCCGGCACGTGGACGATCGATCCGGCACAGTCGACCGGAATCCTGCTAGCGGGTGTGCTGCCGGTCGAAGAGGCGCTGTTCTTCACCGTTACCAACGTGCTGATCGTATTCGGCATGGTGCTTATGCTAGCGCCCGAAAGCCGGTCGCGTACGCGCGATCTGCTGACGAGACTGCGCGGTCGCGCTACACAACAAGTTCCTGTTTGGGCAAATCGGAGCGAGGAAGCCTAA
- a CDS encoding TIGR03960 family B12-binding radical SAM protein, whose product MHATPETIERTLDRVLLEIQKPGRYIGGEYNSVDKDWNDVAFHTAFAFPDLYDLGMSNLGWMILYDIINRQPDMFADRVFSPWTDMEAVMRREGLPLYGLNSKRPLAEFDLVGISLPYEQLYTNTLNMLDLAGMPVRAADRDGRYPVIVAGGHACYNPEPMADFIDAFVIGEGEDAILDIAQTLKAMRGATRNEQMHALAQIEGVYVPRFYNAAYHDDGTIDAVTPNVPDAPRIVRKRIVPVLPPPFTKFLVPHVDTVHNRAPIEIMRGCTRGCRFCHAGMVTRPVRERSVDEIIAAADEIVRNTGFEELSLLSLSSSDYTHVMDLVRRIGTEFPERGLSVSLPSLRIESVSVDLMDALKDSRRGGFTFAPEAATEHMRDIINKSVPDSQLLSTAYEVYSRGWLTIKLYFMIGHPSETLEDVQAIVNLAKAVLAEGRKIHGKKATVNVGVSTFVPKPHTPFEWVPLDTLDQIRAKQDLLKRGLRGHGLNLRWNKPEETMLEAYLSRGDRRLGPVIERAWQLGTKFDAWQEHHNQAAWAQAFEDNGLEMDFYTHRPRSTDEVFPWDHIDVAVKKSFLVQDYEMSQVGETRVDCRNQCFACGILPKFRDTRMETPADAWKCPPVTPRHLRGKKAEDVIPLTVLN is encoded by the coding sequence ATGCACGCAACACCTGAGACCATCGAGCGCACGCTGGACCGGGTTTTGCTGGAAATCCAGAAGCCGGGCCGCTACATCGGCGGTGAATACAACAGCGTCGACAAGGACTGGAACGATGTTGCTTTCCACACCGCGTTTGCATTCCCGGATTTGTACGATCTCGGCATGTCGAACCTGGGTTGGATGATTCTGTACGACATCATCAACCGCCAACCGGATATGTTCGCGGACCGCGTGTTCAGCCCGTGGACCGACATGGAAGCGGTCATGCGGCGCGAGGGGCTGCCGCTCTACGGCCTGAACAGCAAGCGGCCACTTGCGGAATTCGATTTGGTGGGCATCAGCCTGCCATATGAACAATTGTACACGAATACACTGAACATGCTCGATCTGGCAGGCATGCCGGTGCGCGCCGCCGACCGTGACGGACGCTATCCGGTCATCGTCGCTGGTGGGCACGCGTGCTATAACCCGGAGCCGATGGCGGACTTTATCGACGCGTTCGTGATCGGGGAAGGGGAAGATGCTATCCTCGACATCGCGCAGACGCTCAAGGCAATGCGCGGCGCGACGCGTAACGAGCAAATGCACGCGCTCGCGCAGATCGAGGGTGTCTACGTGCCGCGTTTCTATAACGCGGCCTACCATGATGACGGGACTATCGACGCCGTCACGCCCAATGTGCCGGACGCGCCGCGCATCGTGCGCAAGCGCATCGTGCCAGTGCTGCCGCCTCCGTTCACCAAGTTCCTGGTGCCGCACGTGGACACGGTGCACAACCGCGCCCCGATTGAGATCATGCGTGGCTGTACGCGCGGCTGCCGCTTCTGCCACGCGGGTATGGTCACCCGCCCAGTGCGCGAGCGCAGCGTGGACGAGATCATTGCCGCGGCGGACGAGATCGTGCGTAACACGGGTTTCGAGGAACTGAGCTTGCTCAGCCTGTCGTCCAGTGATTACACGCACGTCATGGATCTGGTCCGGCGCATCGGGACGGAATTTCCGGAGCGCGGCCTGAGCGTCAGCCTGCCGAGCCTGCGCATCGAGTCGGTCAGCGTGGATCTGATGGACGCGCTCAAAGATTCGCGCCGGGGCGGGTTCACCTTCGCGCCGGAAGCAGCTACCGAGCACATGCGCGACATCATCAACAAGTCTGTGCCCGATTCACAGTTGCTCTCAACTGCGTACGAGGTTTACTCACGCGGGTGGTTGACGATCAAGCTGTACTTCATGATCGGCCATCCCAGCGAGACGCTGGAGGACGTGCAAGCGATCGTCAATCTGGCGAAGGCCGTGCTGGCTGAGGGGCGTAAGATTCACGGCAAGAAGGCGACGGTCAACGTGGGTGTGAGCACCTTCGTGCCCAAGCCGCACACGCCGTTCGAATGGGTGCCGCTGGACACACTGGACCAGATTCGCGCCAAGCAGGATCTGCTCAAGCGCGGGCTGCGCGGACACGGCCTGAATCTGCGCTGGAACAAGCCCGAAGAGACTATGCTCGAAGCATACCTGAGCCGGGGCGACCGGCGGCTTGGCCCGGTAATCGAGCGCGCATGGCAGCTCGGCACCAAGTTCGACGCATGGCAGGAGCATCACAACCAGGCGGCGTGGGCGCAGGCGTTCGAGGACAATGGCCTGGAAATGGACTTCTACACGCACCGTCCGCGCAGCACAGACGAGGTTTTCCCGTGGGATCACATTGACGTGGCGGTGAAGAAGTCATTCCTGGTGCAGGACTACGAGATGTCGCAGGTCGGGGAGACGCGCGTGGACTGTCGCAACCAGTGCTTCGCGTGTGGCATCCTGCCCAAGTTCCGCGACACGCGGATGGAGACGCCCGCCGACGCATGGAAGTGCCCCCCGGTCACGCCGCGCCACCTACGCGGCAAGAAGGCGGAAGACGTGATTCCGCTGACCGTGCTCAACTGA
- a CDS encoding LiaI-LiaF-like domain-containing protein has translation MRSQARAPWLWALILIAVGVVLLLDNFLLVDLDAADYWPFILVVLAVQLLLRGDIGLSWAAHTFGITRGSVRTGSIEVESGEVDVQLRALRSKSGRLVAGQYTARSRPALTVRNNQAHLVLRRGDTWPISLADWDLGLADDLPWDLLISSYLGRLELDLRDLPVRKAYIASGLGNIHLACPEYADDMLYARSSLGDVRISIPEDSRAVIHVQAGPFARVRVDTARFEEVEPGIYASVRLDAPHTIPKAADLHITASTTFGSIYLA, from the coding sequence ATGCGGTCACAGGCACGCGCACCCTGGCTCTGGGCTTTGATCCTGATCGCGGTGGGCGTCGTCCTGCTGCTCGACAACTTCCTGCTGGTCGACCTCGACGCCGCCGATTACTGGCCGTTTATCCTGGTTGTGCTGGCCGTTCAGCTCCTGCTGCGCGGCGACATTGGCCTGAGTTGGGCCGCACATACGTTTGGCATCACGCGCGGCAGCGTGCGCACCGGCTCAATCGAGGTAGAAAGCGGCGAGGTTGACGTCCAACTGCGCGCCCTGCGCAGCAAGTCAGGCCGCCTCGTCGCCGGGCAGTACACCGCTCGCTCCCGCCCCGCTCTCACCGTACGCAACAATCAGGCGCATCTTGTGCTGCGGCGCGGCGACACGTGGCCGATCTCCCTGGCCGACTGGGACCTCGGGCTGGCCGACGACCTGCCCTGGGACCTGCTGATCAGCAGCTACCTGGGTCGTCTGGAACTCGATCTGCGCGACCTGCCCGTGCGCAAGGCGTACATCGCCTCCGGGCTGGGCAACATTCACCTCGCGTGCCCCGAATATGCCGACGACATGCTGTACGCCCGCTCATCCCTGGGCGACGTGCGCATCTCGATCCCCGAAGACAGCCGCGCGGTGATCCACGTCCAGGCGGGGCCGTTTGCCCGCGTGCGGGTGGATACGGCGCGCTTCGAGGAAGTGGAACCGGGCATCTATGCGTCCGTCCGGCTCGATGCGCCCCACACCATCCCGAAGGCCGCCGACCTGCACATCACGGCCAGCACCACGTTCGGCTCTATCTACCTGGCATAA
- a CDS encoding sigma-70 family RNA polymerase sigma factor, translated as MHETTSITSDNTAWNQLLAKGNDQGFVTYDDILSLMPTVEQNIDELEELLEALGNAGIEVVAAPPARDDTDEDADEGEEATLDPSALYEDLSQDAGYQQAMDTDDVVGLYLKEAGRVPLLTGEEEIALAKRMEAGRIAGEQLEEFGDALDWDTRDELYRLVNDGDAAQEYLVRANARLVISVAKKYIGRGVHFLDLIQEGNIGLIRAARKFEYQRGHKFSTYATWWIRQAVSRAVADQGRTIRVPVHMGDQINRLRRTSNRLMQDLGRDPTMEEIAAAMETTPDKVEDLIEISRRPVSLESPIEEDADSEFGDFIEDQTTPQPTEVVTANLLREHLAQALERLPDREAHILQLRYGLADGETHTLEEVGREIGVTRERVRQLEAQALNRLRHSSAYSLLQDYVLEG; from the coding sequence ATGCACGAAACGACATCAATTACATCGGATAACACCGCCTGGAATCAGCTCTTGGCCAAGGGCAACGACCAGGGTTTTGTCACATACGACGATATCCTGTCGTTGATGCCAACCGTCGAGCAGAACATCGACGAGTTGGAAGAACTGCTGGAAGCGCTCGGCAATGCTGGCATCGAGGTCGTCGCCGCTCCCCCCGCCCGTGATGACACGGACGAGGATGCGGATGAGGGTGAAGAAGCAACGCTGGATCCCAGCGCCCTCTATGAGGATCTCAGCCAGGACGCCGGATACCAGCAGGCGATGGACACGGACGACGTTGTTGGCCTATACTTGAAGGAAGCTGGCCGCGTCCCCCTGCTAACAGGCGAAGAAGAGATCGCGCTGGCCAAGCGCATGGAAGCGGGCCGCATCGCGGGCGAACAGCTCGAAGAGTTCGGCGATGCGCTCGATTGGGACACGCGCGACGAGCTGTACCGGCTGGTCAATGATGGCGACGCCGCCCAGGAATATCTGGTGCGCGCTAACGCCCGGCTGGTGATCAGCGTCGCCAAGAAATATATCGGGCGCGGCGTGCACTTTCTGGATCTGATCCAGGAAGGCAACATTGGCCTGATTCGCGCTGCGCGCAAGTTCGAGTACCAGCGCGGGCATAAGTTCAGTACGTACGCGACGTGGTGGATCCGGCAGGCAGTCAGCCGCGCCGTCGCGGACCAGGGCCGCACCATCCGCGTGCCGGTCCACATGGGCGACCAGATCAACCGTCTGCGGCGCACGTCGAACCGCCTGATGCAAGACCTGGGGCGCGACCCGACGATGGAAGAAATCGCCGCGGCAATGGAGACCACACCGGACAAGGTCGAAGACCTGATCGAGATCTCGCGCCGCCCAGTGAGTCTGGAATCGCCCATCGAGGAAGACGCCGACTCCGAGTTTGGCGACTTTATCGAGGACCAGACCACGCCGCAACCGACCGAGGTCGTGACGGCCAATCTGCTGCGCGAGCATCTGGCTCAGGCGTTGGAGCGGCTGCCGGACCGCGAGGCGCACATCTTGCAGCTGCGCTACGGGCTGGCCGATGGCGAAACGCACACGCTCGAAGAAGTAGGCCGCGAGATTGGCGTCACGCGCGAGCGTGTGCGCCAGTTGGAAGCGCAGGCGCTCAACCGACTCCGCCACTCGTCAGCCTACTCGTTATTGCAGGACTACGTGCTGGAGGGATAG
- a CDS encoding GldG family protein: MQAPHETLRARAASWASVIGAVSLVLAGLIYLLGGELSIWVFASVVIGVAGVGFWIWGAPGEFQAWMAGRQTRYGTTSILVTILFVGFVVFVYLLVDQRNITVDLTAPQKYSLNRPTLDAIDRLSAQDYRVRIVGFFSNDALREQESADILLRQYAAEGNGAIEVKYVDPNEQPDVALRFGYQSGYDGDLFLEILEASGETNPDALPLYLGEPDERNITTGLLTVASAGTFKVYFTTGHAELDVSRTDEVGISRLRVSLTDQGIIVEPLSLMEVADTGIPDDASAVLIVGARTRFNEAEVQLLADYIERGGRVGIFTDPPIIDTVSTPTNTFLEEGSPFAEYLLSEFGIAVKDEVVIETRSTLGSEYAPIVDQVGTHEILSGVQNVQIVLYFARPMEIEQGTVTSWVRTPLLYSSEASFGESDLEGLRTEMQPEYSVGEDTPGPLMMGVAVQRSVEQQSTVQPRLVIIGDSDAFSNEFQTTDFMGDVLLWSDTIDWLTGFSQTVSFSPITDPTRLALIVSDQQRRNIAYITMLWLPGLVLISGGLVWWVRRR, encoded by the coding sequence ATGCAGGCTCCGCACGAGACTCTGCGCGCCCGCGCGGCGAGTTGGGCCAGTGTCATCGGCGCGGTATCCCTGGTGCTCGCCGGGCTGATCTACCTGCTGGGTGGCGAGCTGTCGATCTGGGTCTTCGCCAGCGTCGTAATCGGCGTGGCGGGTGTCGGCTTCTGGATCTGGGGCGCGCCCGGCGAATTCCAGGCGTGGATGGCTGGACGGCAGACGCGCTACGGCACGACGAGCATCCTGGTCACCATCCTTTTCGTCGGCTTTGTCGTGTTCGTGTACCTGCTGGTCGATCAGCGGAACATCACCGTCGATCTGACTGCGCCGCAGAAGTACTCTCTTAACCGCCCCACCCTGGACGCCATTGACCGCCTGTCGGCGCAGGACTACCGCGTACGCATCGTCGGCTTCTTCAGCAACGACGCGCTGCGCGAGCAGGAATCGGCGGACATTCTGCTGCGCCAGTATGCGGCGGAGGGAAACGGCGCGATCGAAGTCAAATACGTCGATCCGAACGAGCAGCCGGACGTGGCGCTGCGGTTCGGCTACCAGTCGGGCTACGACGGCGATCTGTTCCTCGAAATTCTGGAGGCTAGCGGCGAGACCAACCCCGACGCGCTGCCGCTGTACCTGGGCGAACCGGACGAGCGCAACATCACCACCGGCCTGCTGACCGTTGCTTCCGCCGGGACGTTCAAGGTTTACTTCACCACCGGGCACGCCGAGCTAGACGTGAGCCGTACCGATGAAGTCGGGATCTCGCGTCTGCGCGTCAGCCTTACCGACCAGGGCATCATCGTCGAGCCGCTCAGCCTGATGGAAGTGGCCGATACGGGCATCCCGGACGATGCCAGCGCCGTGCTGATCGTCGGCGCGCGCACGCGCTTCAACGAGGCGGAAGTCCAACTCCTCGCGGACTACATCGAGCGCGGGGGACGCGTGGGTATTTTCACCGATCCGCCCATCATCGACACAGTTTCAACGCCCACGAACACGTTTTTGGAAGAGGGCAGCCCCTTCGCCGAATACCTGCTATCCGAGTTCGGTATTGCGGTCAAAGACGAAGTGGTGATCGAAACACGCAGCACGCTCGGCAGCGAGTATGCGCCGATCGTGGATCAGGTGGGCACGCACGAGATCCTGAGCGGGGTGCAGAACGTACAAATCGTGCTCTACTTCGCCCGCCCAATGGAGATCGAGCAGGGCACGGTGACGTCCTGGGTGCGCACGCCGCTGCTGTACTCGTCCGAGGCGTCGTTTGGCGAATCGGACCTGGAAGGGCTGCGTACAGAGATGCAGCCGGAGTATTCGGTCGGCGAAGATACGCCCGGCCCGCTGATGATGGGCGTCGCAGTCCAGCGTTCGGTCGAGCAGCAGTCCACCGTACAGCCCCGGCTGGTCATCATCGGCGACTCGGACGCGTTCTCCAACGAATTCCAGACCACCGACTTCATGGGGGACGTACTGCTGTGGTCCGATACGATCGACTGGCTAACCGGGTTCTCGCAAACGGTTAGTTTCTCACCGATTACCGATCCGACCCGGCTTGCGCTGATCGTGTCCGACCAGCAGCGCCGGAACATCGCTTACATCACCATGCTTTGGCTGCCCGGATTGGTGCTTATCAGCGGCGGTTTGGTGTGGTGGGTTCGGCGGCGTTAG
- a CDS encoding ABC transporter permease, which translates to MRSVRIIARRELAQYFTSPIAYLVAFSILILTGFLFNSDLAQRANASPPDGTAVLSAFGFFTVFFAPLLTMRLFAEESREGTLELMLTLPVRDGDIVLGKFAGAWLYFSLILALTLVYEVILMAITTFSGVQYSPELDLGPVISGYMGIWLFGGGALAVGMLFSAMTENQVVAGFLGMAALFLLWLGDYAGLVMQNRPVAEVIRALSLQAHYSTSFLIGVIRFEDVVFFLGLIAIMIFVTTRVLESRRWR; encoded by the coding sequence ATGCGCAGCGTCCGCATCATCGCCCGGCGCGAGCTGGCCCAGTATTTCACGTCACCCATCGCCTATCTCGTCGCGTTCTCGATCCTGATCCTGACCGGCTTCCTGTTCAACTCCGACCTGGCGCAGCGCGCTAACGCCTCGCCGCCGGACGGAACCGCCGTGCTGAGCGCGTTTGGCTTCTTCACCGTGTTTTTCGCGCCGCTGTTGACCATGCGCCTCTTCGCGGAAGAATCGCGCGAGGGCACGCTGGAATTGATGTTGACCCTGCCCGTACGCGACGGCGACATCGTGCTCGGCAAGTTCGCCGGAGCGTGGCTCTACTTTTCGCTGATTCTGGCGCTGACGCTGGTTTACGAAGTCATCCTGATGGCGATCACAACCTTCAGCGGCGTGCAGTACAGCCCGGAACTGGATCTCGGCCCGGTTATCAGCGGCTACATGGGCATCTGGCTGTTCGGCGGCGGCGCGCTGGCGGTCGGCATGCTGTTTTCCGCCATGACCGAAAATCAAGTGGTGGCGGGCTTCCTGGGCATGGCGGCGCTGTTCCTGCTGTGGCTGGGGGATTACGCCGGGCTGGTCATGCAAAACCGCCCGGTGGCTGAGGTAATCCGCGCGCTGAGCCTGCAAGCCCACTATTCGACGTCCTTCCTCATCGGCGTGATCCGCTTCGAGGACGTGGTCTTCTTCCTGGGACTGATCGCAATCATGATCTTCGTCACCACGCGCGTGCTCGAATCCCGGAGGTGGCGCTGA
- a CDS encoding ABC transporter ATP-binding protein: MIEVANLTKHYGRFVALESVSFTANEAEIVGFLGPNGAGKTTAMRILTGYMPPTAGAARIAGLDVVDDSFAVRQHVGYLPETVPLYRDMTVTGYLNFVAQLRGVKKRKQRIAETLDQVGLTDRAHSLIRSLSKGMRQRVGLAQALVHQPDVLILDEPTIGLDPHQIQDVRALIRDLGRTQTVLLSTHILSEAEQLCDRVIILDRGRVVAEDTPVGLQDRLQRQGRLFVRVGPKAPPTDVMRLLKGVQGVRKIEAQNDGYLITTAQNQDIRPALAAAIVGHGMALLEMRAWATTLEEIFLELTPRAEQRH, from the coding sequence ATGATCGAAGTCGCCAATCTCACCAAGCATTACGGGCGTTTTGTCGCGCTCGAATCGGTCAGCTTCACGGCGAACGAAGCCGAAATTGTCGGCTTTTTGGGTCCCAATGGCGCGGGCAAGACCACTGCAATGCGCATCCTGACCGGCTACATGCCGCCCACCGCAGGCGCGGCACGTATCGCCGGGCTGGACGTCGTCGACGACTCGTTCGCCGTCCGGCAGCATGTGGGTTACCTGCCCGAAACTGTCCCACTCTACCGCGACATGACCGTAACCGGCTACCTCAACTTTGTGGCGCAATTGCGCGGCGTGAAGAAGCGCAAACAACGCATCGCCGAGACCCTCGATCAGGTCGGCTTGACGGACCGCGCTCACAGCCTGATCCGCAGCCTGTCCAAAGGCATGCGCCAGCGCGTCGGGCTGGCCCAGGCCCTGGTGCACCAGCCGGATGTGCTCATCCTGGACGAGCCGACCATCGGCCTCGACCCGCACCAGATTCAGGACGTGCGCGCGCTCATCCGCGACCTGGGCCGGACGCAAACGGTGCTGCTCAGCACCCATATCCTGTCCGAAGCCGAGCAGCTCTGCGACCGTGTGATCATCCTTGACCGGGGCCGCGTCGTCGCGGAAGACACGCCGGTGGGCTTACAGGATCGCTTGCAGCGCCAGGGACGGCTGTTCGTACGCGTGGGCCCGAAGGCGCCCCCAACGGACGTCATGCGCCTGCTGAAGGGTGTACAAGGCGTGCGCAAGATCGAAGCACAGAACGACGGCTACCTGATCACCACCGCGCAGAACCAGGATATCCGTCCGGCGCTGGCCGCCGCGATCGTCGGGCACGGCATGGCGCTGCTCGAAATGCGCGCCTGGGCGACAACCCTGGAAGAAATCTTCCTCGAACTGACGCCACGCGCGGAGCAAAGGCACTAG
- the gmk gene encoding guanylate kinase: protein MPHDGIVFVLVGPSGAGKNTLMRRVQAQFDGLRQLATMTTRSMRPGEQQGREHWFVSHSEFEALIGQDALFEWQRVHMNDLYGTPRKTVNDAIATGHDLIADIEFLGAGKIQESYGDHAVFIFVTPSRLEILADRITQRGNITPEEVANRLERAKFEMTFAPRSDYLVINDEIEVATEQLARIVASERYRRRGQGSRDAVIPRDVFHTSVLPLIHDDGHLLARGHIGQYSIPCYDSEDAFQAPHDLLHERLLADLGQEVRIESHADDRFDFVAPNHVTIGFAGTDKELGFYYRCAPTAPLVPPAGWVWCALDTLSLPAPLGDLIAM, encoded by the coding sequence ATGCCCCACGACGGGATTGTTTTCGTATTAGTCGGCCCGTCCGGCGCTGGCAAGAACACCCTGATGCGGCGCGTTCAGGCGCAGTTCGACGGTCTGCGCCAGCTCGCCACGATGACCACCCGCTCAATGCGTCCCGGCGAGCAGCAGGGCCGCGAACACTGGTTCGTCTCCCACAGCGAATTTGAAGCGCTGATCGGTCAGGATGCCCTGTTCGAATGGCAGCGCGTCCACATGAACGATCTCTATGGCACACCGCGCAAGACTGTGAATGACGCGATTGCGACCGGGCACGATCTGATCGCCGACATCGAATTTTTGGGCGCGGGCAAGATCCAGGAATCCTACGGCGACCACGCCGTGTTCATTTTCGTGACACCGTCGCGCCTGGAGATTCTGGCCGACCGCATCACACAGCGCGGCAACATCACGCCGGAAGAAGTCGCCAACCGGCTGGAACGCGCGAAGTTCGAGATGACCTTTGCGCCGCGCTCTGATTATCTGGTAATCAACGACGAGATCGAAGTCGCCACCGAACAGCTGGCGCGCATCGTCGCGTCGGAGCGCTACCGGCGGCGCGGCCAGGGCAGCCGGGATGCCGTCATCCCGCGTGACGTCTTTCATACCTCGGTTCTGCCCCTGATTCACGACGATGGGCACCTGCTGGCGAGGGGGCATATTGGCCAATATAGCATCCCATGCTACGACTCTGAAGATGCTTTCCAGGCCCCGCACGATTTGCTTCACGAGCGACTTCTGGCAGACCTGGGCCAGGAGGTGCGGATCGAATCGCACGCGGACGACCGCTTCGACTTTGTCGCGCCTAACCACGTGACCATCGGCTTCGCAGGCACTGACAAAGAGTTGGGGTTCTACTATCGTTGTGCGCCGACCGCCCCACTTGTGCCGCCTGCTGGCTGGGTCTGGTGCGCACTCGACACGCTTTCACTGCCCGCCCCACTGGGCGACCTCATCGCCATGTAA